The genomic interval TGCCGAGCAGGAACTGGAGGGGATCCATTTCGGGAGCTGCCCCGGTAGCAGCCTGACTGGGTGCAGGCAAGCTTGTGTGGGACAGGCCCTGGCAGAGCTGGTGCCGGATGTAGGCTCAGGTCCTGGGCATGACGGACCAAGCCACTGTGGGTCCCACCGATTGGACGGCTGTGTGAGCACCGGGCTGCCGCATGGCACTGGCCGCTGCCTGGAGCTTGTCTGCGCCGCAGGGCCTGCTACATGGGCAAGCTGCTGCTTTCCTTCTGTGCCGTTTTGTTGCCGAGGCAGAATGAAAGTCCTTAACTGGGGACTCTTCCCTGACCCCTCCTTTCGTCCCTCCCTTTATCCCACATATGCAATgacttttaattttcacttttgtaGTTTAATCCTTTGTATTACAACATGAAATATAGTTGCATATATGAAAACAGACTTGGAAGGACAGGTCCTGaatgtcctttctccattgtaaCATGTTTTACtcacaaataaaattctttaagCAATCTCCGTGTCTACAGCTGGGAAGCagttttacatttgaatttctttgTTCCCAAGTTTGTCTCCTGCGCCGAAAGACCTCCCGAGTGTTCACGTCTTGATAAAATGTCATCTGCAGCTATGGGCGTGGGAAGACGTGCCAGCCCAGCACTCCCGTCGTCCCTCCCCATGCCCAGCACTCCCGTTGTCCCTCCCCATGGGAGCTCAAGGTGGTCAGGGAGCTGCTGGCCTGTCCTTGTGCCATGGTCCCAATGTCACCGTCCCTGTGTTCATGTCTGATGGGGAAGGCTCTTTGCTGGGGACAGTGTGCCAGGGTGTGGGGCACACTGCCAGATGCCACCTGGCCAGGGCTGACCCCAGCCTTAGAGGGGCCTGCTTGAGTCCCCAGACTGCTACTGTGCAGAGGGTGAAACTGAGGGCCTCGAAGAGCCTTGGACCCTTCGGGTCAGTAGAGCCATTCATTCAGCTCCAGCGGCCTCTCCCGGTGAGGGCAGCGAGGCACGGCTACGTATGGAGAAAGCCACTTGGTATAAAATAGCTGCTTTATTTTGTCATCAGAAACCTGGTgcatagtttaaaaaaacaaacagaaacccgGACAGCCTTGCAGTGCTACCGCTCGGAGTCATAAAGGAGTGAGCCCAGAGGAGCTGCCCAGGTCTCCTGCTGGGGGGCCGGCCCCCACCCACTGGATCTCTCTGGACTAGGAGCGGGGTCAGGCTGTGGGCAGGGGCCTGGCCCAGGCTTCCACTCCATGCCTGGCGCCTGCAGCCTGCGAGCAGTGGCTCAGCTACTCAGCCTTGAGCATCTGTGCTGGACAACTCAGCTTccgcaggaggaggaaggggagcagGAAGAGCCCAGACCACGCAGTGAAGCAGGCCTGGGCCCCGGCCAGCCAGTACACTGCGGAGAGACGTCGGTGTTACCCAAACCCCGAGGGGGCTGGCACTGGGGAGACGAGAGCAAGTGCCCAGCCTGCCCCAGCACCATCCTACACCCTCACCTGAGGCAGCCACCAGGGGCCCCGCAGCCCTAGCGAGAGCACCCAGGCTGCGCAGTGTGCCCATGACTGTGCCCTTCTGCCCTGGCGAGCCTGTGGGAAGAGATGCGGTCAGGGGCCGCTGCCCTTCTCCCACCTGGGTGGCTTCAGCCGAAGGAAGGGCGCTCACCATAGCCGGCGACCACAGAGGACAGGCAGGGCACCACAACTGCAGCGGCTGGTGGGGAACATCCAGGAGGCGCCAGTCAGCACAGGGGAGGGTGCGTAGCCCCGCCCCTGCTGCCCATCATCGGATCCCTTGCCAGGGCAGGGCCACTCACCAAAGGAGTAGAGcagcaggcccaggcccagcatgGGCAGAGAATGGCCCCAGccgatgaggaggaaggcaggcacCAGCAGCAGGAGGGCCTGCGGGGGGGCACGGTGGCCTCAGCATAGCCCACACCTTGCAGGGTTCAGGGGACCACCTGCCACCCGATTTGGAGGAAGCTCCCTACCCGCTTCACAGCCGCGACTTCCCCGCCAGGGTGGATCCGCCGGGCATAGGCACCCTGGATGGTGGCCATGGTGAGGCCAATGAGGAAGAACATCTTTCCCTGCTGCAGGCTGGGAGCGGGTGTGTTAGTGCCCAGCCCTGCCGGCTGACCCTGGGGCAGGGCCAcctggggcagggccagggcgaGAGTGGCTGCCAAGGCTTCCTGGGGATGGGGGTTGGGAGGGTCATCCCTGAAGCAGGGGGCATTAGTTCGGGGCGACAGCAGGCCATCCCCAGATGGGGACCCACCTGCTGAACTGGAAGCGCTGGTGTGTGAGGAAGCTCAGTGTATACTCCAGGCCCGAGAACAGGAAGAGGTAGAGGAAGTAGACGAGGCCCAGGCGGCGCAGGCTGTGGAGCCCTGTGGAGAGGTAGAGGGAGCTGGGAAGGCAACCACAGCCGGGATGGACCCCACACAGGCAGCCCAGGGGACGGCCGGCCCCACACTTGGGTGGGTTGGGTCCTTACTGTCTCCAGCAGGTGGGTCCTGGCCTCGCGCGACAGCGGAGAAGCGCAACAGGGCCAGGGGGCTGAGCAGATCGGCAGCACCGCGGAACCCCAGGGCGATCGAGGGTGCCTGTGGGGATGGGATTGGAGAGCCTGCGGCCCAGGGACAGACACGGCCTCTGTACCTCACAGGGTGCCACAAGGGACTGTGGCCTCGAGCCCCAACACCAGGAGGGAGCAGCCCAGCCTTCCTGGCATCTGGGGCTGGCACACGGGGGCATCCTACAGAGCTATGGAACCAagcccccagcccctgggccCGTCGGTCCAGACCACAGTCCTACCCGTTTCTCCACGGGCAGCGTCTCCGGCAGGAAGCAGAAGATGAACAGCAGGTCAGATGCTGCGAAGAGCAGGGCAAACCAGGGCGCCATTTCTACAGGCAGGGAGGCTCCAAGCATAGGGCCTAGGGTGAAGCCCAGAGAGAAGGCGAACCCGATGACCGCCTAGGGAAAAGACCACCTGAGCTGTGCAGGGAGACCCCAGGCCCAGAAGTCCCCACCCCGATCCCACAGGTCCAGCCTGTGCGCTTACCATGCCTTGGCTTCGGGCCAGAGGCGAGCCCAGGTCAGCAACGATGGCTGTGGAAAGGCTGACGTTCCCCTTGCTGATGCCCCCAATCAGCCTGGAGGCCAGGAAGGCCGCAAAGCTCCGAGAGGTGGCCCAAACGGCATAAGAGGTGGCCACACCCGTCTGCCCAGGGGCAGGGGTCAAGGGGCATGGGccgtcacttgaggccaggagtggctCAGAGTGGGGCTTGGCAACCCAGGCAACACCCCTCAACCCTGCCCTATTTTCAAGGACCCGAGGGGCACTTGTGTTCTCAGTGCCTCCCTAGGGGCCAGGAGCAGCTCCCTGAAAGCCTGGCTGTACAACAGGAGCCACGAGTCCCCCAGAGAACCCCCTCCAGGATGTGATGAGGGACAACCAGTGGCCGTGAGTGGCCCACAGCCACCTCCCTCTCCCTACTGTTCCACCTAACCCCACGGGGCTCCCGGCTGGGTGGGTGGAGGCTCCCCCATGGCACCTAGATCCAGGGACATACCAGGGACAGTAGCATCATGGGGCGCCTCCCCAAGCAGTCAGAGGTGGCCCCAGTGAGGGGTGCAGAGAGAAACTGCAGGACAGAGAAGGCCGAGCCAATGAGACCTGAAAGAGACATGCCACCGTCATGGGGCTGCCTTGCACCACGAGCTGTGGTCTCAGGGCCCTCAAAGCCAATGTCCAGCTCCGTCCTGAGGGTCCAGCCGTGCTGACCGCACACTCACAGGCCACAGTCCTTGAGCCGAGGCGGCCCCAGTGGAGAGATGAGAAAGGATGTGCACATGAGCCGAAGAGGCAGGGGATCATGCCCAAGAGCCAGATGTGTGGGCAAGGGCTCCAGATTGATGCCAGCCCAGGGAGTGGGAAGGGAAGGACCGAGAATTGAGAAGGGGCCTGGTCTGGAGTTAAGACCCTAGAGGGCCTGCCAGGGGCACGGAGCCAGCCGTACCTCCGAACAGGACGCTGTTGTACCTCTTCTCCACTGGCATCCCGATGGTGTTGGCAAACCAGTCCACCCCACGCTGCCAGGAGCCATAGAGGGGATCCTAGGGGATGAGGAGGCACAACAAGGGCTGGGGAGGTCCGATGGGCCTGGGGGCCTGGGGGCACTGCGGGCCGCAGAACAAGTACTCACGTGGGCACGGCCGTGGCTCTCCAACAGCCCgggcagcaggggcagcagcAGCGTGAAGGCCAGGAGGTCCAggaggaggccaaggaagatgACGGTGACCACACGGCGCTCCGGCGGCTGCTGGCGGATGGGTGGGCGCGGGGtgcagcctccaccccctccccatcccatgGTGGCTGCTCCAACCTGGCCTGGCTGGGATGCGGCAGGTTGGGTGAGGGGGGAAGCCGAGTCCTGCAGGGCCCGCTACACCCCGACCCCTGATAGCCGGCGAGCGCCCTACATCTCTGACAGCAGGGTCTCAGGCCTACCCGACACAGGGGCCGTTCTGGGCTGCGCGATGCCCCCGCCCCGACCCAGGCAGCAGGAAACAAGAGCTTCGAGGGTTGCGAAAGAAATCGCAGCCGCAAAGGCAACGGTCCCCAGGGACCGGGATGAGGACGTCGCGGTCTCGGCTCCACCCCGCCTCACGGCCACGCCTCCCACGCCCTCGTAACAGAGCGGGAGAGGCAACTTGAGGCCGGGGAACTCGAACCCCAACCCTAGCCCACAGCCCCAGATTCAGGCCCTTGGCCCAGGCTCGGCCTCCTTGGTGGGGACCATAGCGTACACACCGGACGCGGGAGCGCCCCCAAGCCCGCGAGCCCCCGGTCCCGCTCCCTAATCCTGCGCACCCCTGGTCCCGCCCCCCAAAGCCGCCACCCCACACGCCCCCGGTCCAGCTCCCCATCCCCGCGCGTCGCCCACCCCACCCACACCCGGCTCGTCCCCGTCCCGCCCCGCACCTGCCGCGGCTGCGTGCTCGGGACCGACGTCGCGGAACTAAGCGCGAGGCACGCTGCCGGGGGCGGGGACGGCCACGCCCCGGAAGTGACGAACATCTCGTACGCCGTCTTCCGGCCGGAGGCAGTGACGAATTCGCGTGGGCCTCGCGACTCGCTGATCGGCTGCGGTTTAGCAGCGCCCTGACCCGAGCGGAAGAGCTGTTGGGGCGAGGACGGGTTCCGCGTGACCCCGAGGCCGAGACTCCCGGCCTGGCCCCTTGGGCCCACGCCACGCGCCCGGCCGAGCGGACGCGTGGGTCTGAGGTGCGGGTGCGGGTGCGGGGCCTCCAGCGAGCGCCGGCGCAGCCTCTGCCCCACGCCTCTGCGCCCTGCGGGCCTGGCCTTCCTCGTGGAAGTACCGCGGGCTTCGGGGTCTCACCCGGGGGGCTGACTCCTGCCACACGTACAGCGGCGGCCTCGGGCCTGGGGCGGCAGCACAGCCACTCTGCTCGGAGCTCGTGGGCTGACCCGCTGTCTCTGTgcagctactttttctgtgtctgctgCTGAGCCTGAAGTCCCAGGACAGGCGGCCGAGGAGGAAGGATGGTGTGGGTTAGGTGGGCAGAGACAGTGAAAGCCACGGGACCCGGTTGCCACCTTTTCGGCGTCCTGGGCCTCGGCCTGCAGCCCCGCTCCCTGGGTCACCGAAGGAGGAGCTGGCGCTCTTGCTGGACACAGAAGCACCTGGCCCAGCGCTGGAGGAAACGGTCCCCCTCGACTGGAGGAGCTTTGGGCCTGGCTGCTGCCCCTGCCCGTGCCCGTGCTCCAGGGCCAGCACACTCACGGAACCGCGCCGACACCTGGCCTGCAGCcagctcccacctccctcccaccttctgtAATGTCCGCGGCTCTCTTCTGGCGGACCCCAACCAGATACACATGGGGAAAGGAATCAGGCGGCACACATTCTGCCTAACAGATGCAGCTTTCCGCCTGCAGCCAAAAGACAATCTGTTATTAGCTCTTTCCCCAGAGGACAGGCATCCCTATGAAACTGCCATTGCAGAATTTTAACAGACGAAAGATCTGACCTAACCAGCCCCATCTTGCTTATAACCTCCAGGctgcccttgttcattcctgggcataggctgaactaactttgggaggaccTTAATCTAAGACGAAGGTGCtcacagccctttcccaaaagaAACCGTTCCTGGGGACTTGACTCCCTTTGTGGGACTAACAGATGAGCCGCAAggttagaaattatggtttaggagtcatgcagctggaggctgcaggaTTCTAACCCTCCCCAAACTGTTGCTGGGgctaacatcactattgtaaagcCCAAGACGACTGAGATATTTTGCGACCCTCCCTGCGCTTGAtgaatcagctggcaccacctAGGCTCTTCCGATCTTCTGGCCCCCACCCAGAGAACAACTTTGAATCCCTGATTTCATGTCTGACCCAGTCAGTCAGCACTCCTGACTCACTGACTGCCCCCacccaccaagttatccttaaaaaccgGCGCAGTGGcgctcatctgtaatcccagcacttttggacacacgaggtcaagagattgagaccatcctggccaacatggtgaaaccccgtctctactaaaaatacaaaaattagctgggcatggtggtgcgcacctgtggtcccagctacttgggaggctgaagcagaattgcttgaacccgggaggcagaggttgcaatgagctgagatcacaccactgcactccagcctggtgacaaagtgagactctgaaaacaaaaaacaaacaaaaaaaaccctctaatccccaaatgctcagggagactAAGTAATAAAGTCCAGTCTCCCGCACAGCTAGCTCTGCATGAGTTACTTTTTCTCTATTGCAAATGCCCTGTCTTGAAATTGGCTCTGTCGAGGTAACCCCACTGGGTGGTTACACCTTTACCCATGCTTCCAGGTGGATCGCCCGCCCTTTTCAATGCCGGTATGTTCTGTCCGGGAATGGATAACAGGGCCTCAGTGGAGAGCCTGGTGCCTGCTGGTCCCACTTTTTCCTGCCCTGTTCTTTTCCTCTTTGCTTGGACAGTTGGGCGACTGCCCCGAGTGCAAGGGCTTGGTGAATTAAAGTGCAGTAGCCGTGTGGCAGAGAAAATGTGTAGGTGGGTGAAACCCTGCAGCCATAGGTGTTAACGGCATCCTGGGCCTACACAGGGACAAGGGGGATAGCCAGCCAGCCTAGCTGGTGGATGTGACAACCCTAGACCCTTCTAGATTTGTGGACCCACGCACCTGCCAGACCTGTCCCCGAGccatactagggaggctgggtaAGATCCCTCTGTCAGGGCCTGGATCTCATCTTCAAGCTGCCAGCGTCAGCCCAGCTGCCACCAGGGCTGTCTCTGTCTTCCACCCTCGAGAGGGAGACTGGCTGGTTCTGAGCTCCAGGCCTACCAGTCGGCGCAACCATGGCAGTGACTGCCTCGCACACGAAGATGGCTCATGCTGCGCTCCAACTGTGGCCTCAACACCTCCCAGCGAGCACAAAGCTaaactccccattctccccagCAACTTCTTCCTTGTGAGAGATCCCACACCCACCTTAGAAGCCAGAACTGGGTCTTCTTCACTTTCCTCACCTCCCCAGTTCTAGTCTGGCTAATCCTCACATCTCACCACGGTCACCGTGGTGGCCAGACGACATGTGACCTCAGCGATGCTGCTTCATGCACACTCCAGGGCAGGCAGGTCACAGCAGGATCTGGTGTGGTGTGAACTCGATGCTGGGCTTCTTTCCTGGGATGCAGGCTAAGGGCACAGGCGCTGTGCTTGCTCTGGCTTGTAGGCCCGCAGGGGCTCTGTAGTCCCCTGGGTAAAATGCCTTGCCTGCAAGACCATATGCCATATTGGTGCAGGGAAACCTACTTCAGCACCTCCCTCAGCAAGGTATCCGGTCCCAACAAGCCGTGTACCGGGAGGACGTGGCAGCAGCATCCGGGGCATGGCTCCCTGGCCAGCTTGTGAAGTTCAAGGGGTCATTACTTCTTACAGCTCACAGGCCCTCCCGGGTCCAGCAAACATGAGGGCTGACCTCCCTCGGTTAGTGCAGGGTAAAAACACTTGGAAAAGCGGTCTCATCCCTAACTTCCACGTCCGATTCTGACCTGAAACCACATCCCAGGTCGGCACAGACACAACCCAGTCTCCTCCCACCTCACAGTGTCCTCAATGAGGACCCAGCACCCGGAAGCATCTGCTGAGGGCGAGAGGACAAGGCTGACTGGGGCTGTACCAGCAGGGACACGGCGGGCGACTCTTCCCTTCTCTGATTTCCAAGCTACTTGTAAACTTGTCATTTATAATTGAATGTGTAATTTACCTCACAGCCTAAATTCTACACATGAAGGCAAATGTCCAGTTGACAAAAATTACACTGGCCAGAATCGCCAGGCCCAACCCTGGCAGTATGAACTGAGGGTGTCCAGGTGCAGTGAACCAGTCACAGCTGACACCACGCAGACCACTCTGTCCGATGTTTAACAGGAACAAACCGcaggtgggggaaaaaaaaccacaccaACGTGACGGCATTCTTtactacttaaaaaaatctttttttggctggacgctgtggctcatgccaaaaaaataattttttattttttgggaggcactttgggaggctgaggcgggcggatcacctgaggttgagagttcaagaccagcctgaccaacgtggagaaacccgtctctactaaagatataaaactgCCCAGGCATGacggtgcacgcctgtaatcccaactaactggaaggctgaggcagaagaatcacgtgaacctgggaggcagaggttgtggtgggctgagactgcccactgtactccagcctgggcagcaagagcaaaactccatctcaaaaaaaaaaaaaaaaaaattactattttttttaagcgacagggtcttgcactgtggCCAAGGCTGAGGCGCAGTGGCTCCATCACGGTCACTGTGAGCTTGGACTCAGctcgagcagtcctcctgcttcagcctcccgagtcgctgggactgacaggtgcgtgccaccacgccgggctaattttaaaacttctttgtagagatgatgtctgtttcccagactggtcttgaactccttggctgcagcgatcctcctgccctggcctccggAGTGTGGAGACCGCAGCTGTGAAGTCACGTTCAGCATACTTCCTTGCCTAATTTATAAAAcgtgatttattttttgaactttttcctCTTCAGAGCCTTCCATTCACCTTCCTGTGTAGCCAGGCTGTTAAAAAGCTGCTTGACTTTCCGCTTTCTTTCCGCATccctgaaagaaacaaaaggcaaatgCCCGCTTTTCCATCAGTTCTTAGAGGCCGTCTTGCCCTCTCTCTCGCACGTCAGAACTCGTCAGCCCACAGCGGCCACATTCAGTTCACAGAGGGGAAGCGAACGTGCCTGGCTGCAGCCCTGCCAGAGCCACGCTGTGGGATGCAGTGCCCAGTGCTCTGCCCAGGGCCACGCAGCACCAAAGCGGAGTCGCCCACGGTCGTGCCAGCACACACACGTCCCTCACCTTTCCATGATCTCGGAGAGCTGCATCCTAGCCAGGAACTGATTGTCCTTGCGGATTTCTCGAACGGCCCCTTTAAATTCACGCTTGTGTTTGTGGATCAGCCTCTTCCTCTCCTGTTCCTCCTTAGTACTGCCTTGTTTTCTTCCAAACTCCAGGCTACAATCAGAAAGCCACTGTTAAGGAAGCACGAGTCTGTCCCCACCTCTTGGCCAGAGCCTGCTCGGGAGTGTGGCTTCGCCTGAGTCATCTGCTCAACCACAGAACCGGCAGCTGCCCCCGCTCGGCTCCCAGAGCCCAGtcccagcctcccagggagcCGCTGCCAGCACCCACACTTTGACCAGCCGGGGGGTGAACAGCTTCAGCGGGACGGGCCTGCTCTTCTCACAGGTCAGCGGCCGGCAGAGCTGCTTCTGGCTGTCCATTTCCATCAGTGTGCTCCGACACAGCTCCTGAAAACACACAAACCCCGATGCTGCCACGACTCGCCTGCTGCGTGCCCTGAGCGCCACACGCAGGTTCTGCGGCGTCAAGGTGGCGTGAGGACAGTACTGTAACCTCCCGCAGCAGGAGGGTGCCCTGGCTGTGCACCGCCACGGTGAAGCCAAGGCTGTGGCTGCTCAAGGCCTGGCACAGCTGGAACAAGAAAGCCAGTCTTTCTGATGAGGGACGGGCCCGTGTGCTGGCTCCCGAGCACTCTGAAAGGAGGGGTTCTCAGGACTCCGTGACAGCAGGCTTGCCTGCTCTGTGCTCCAGGGACCCGGCCGGGACTCCGTGACACCGGGCTTGCCTGCTCTGTGCTCCGGGGAACAGGCTGGAAACAGCAACAAGTTGCTGTCCTCATGGAACGCTCATCCTAGTGGAGCAGAGGCAAGGACGGCGTAACGTGCCGAGGGGTCAGCACCACGGAGAAGACACAGGGAGCACGGCGCAGTGCGGGCCAGAAGAGGCCTGGCTCTCAACAGGGTGGGCACGAGCAGCACGGCTGTGAGGAGTTCCAGGTGGAGAGAATTGCAGAGGCGGAGCAAGAGCTGAGAGGAGGCCGGAGGCGCGAGGGGAGGGCACGAGGGGAGGCGCGAGGCGAGGCTGCCAGGGCCGAGCATGCCATGCTGGCGGTGCAGAGCACCCTGTGGGGGTAGCTGCGGACAGGGCACTGATGCCTTTGTCCCCAGCAGCATCCTGGGCCAGTGTGGGCCGGCGGGGGGGCAGGATTGGCACAGGATGAAAGCCACAAGGCACAGCCGTGTCGAGCAGGAACTGGATCCTGGCCACAGCCTGTCAGGGCCAGGGTGAAAGGCAGGGAGACAGTGGCCGTCAGTGAATCTGGAGCGGCCTTCAGGCAGACCTGAGGAATCTGCAGGGTACAGGAAGTGCCCGGGATTAAAGACTCATtcttagccaggcgcggtggctcacacctgtaatcccagcactttgggaggccgaggcaggtggatcacaaggtcaagagatcgagaccatcctgaccgacatggtgaaaccccgtctctatttaaaaaaagacttgttCCTAGGTCCAGCTGAGACTGTCCCTCGGGGACTCCTGTCACCTGGGCAGGACGGTGAGACCATCCTCAGAAAACCCATCGGGACTGCAGAGCGTGGCGCAGAGCCGGCTGTTGAGGCCTGGCAGGGCTGACCCCGGGTGCTGGAGCAGCCTCCGTGCAGCCTCTTGGAGGTGGCACACAAGGCGACAGTTCCCAGCCACAGCCCAGATGCAGCGTCTGTTAATCCAGCCCGGCGCTGCTCTCCGTCACTGCCTGTTCTATTGATCTGACTTCCTTCCCCATTTGTGACTTTGCAAAGATGTGTCGACGCTAGAGCTGCAGCCTCAAATGCCTAAAACTGCCCACCAGCGTGGGCCCAGCTCAGGGTCATGTCTGAGCCCAGGCAGGGCACCCTTGTGGCCAGGACGCCTTACCTGGAGCTCCCGGGGGTGGCTGCATTCCGCCAGGTGGTCTGCGAGGAGGGCACGGAGAGGTGCGGTGATGGCATGGAAGGACGGCAGGGCCCCGTACATCAGCACGCAGCGCTTCAGCAGCGCCAGGCTCACGGCCAGGCAGGACAGTCTGTGAGGGCAGAGGCGAGAAGAGGTCCAATTTGTTCTACTTGTCACTGACAAAACCAGTATCGTGGCAAAAATAAACTCCCCCATTCCCACTAGGCTGAAAAATCAGATGCGGTCACCGCAGCCAGCCAGGGTTGGGTCACATCTTGCGGTCAAGGGAGGCTCAGCGTCAGCCCTTAGCACAGGGGAAACTGGGTAACACAGTGCCAGCTGGGAAGGGGTGGCTCTATTTTTGGTTCCAAATTATGATTTGTGAAATcaagcaaatatattttgaaaatgagaaaaaaagggtGGACACCAAGCCAACATGCCTTAGAAAGGCTTCCGCCCTCCCTAAAACCAAACAGCCGGGGCCGCAGGTTATCTAAGAACGGCACATGTGAAAGACAGGTGGCATCTGCTGCCCCCCCGAGGTGGGGTCCCCACACATACCGGATGTGATTGGCCTCCGTCGAAGTTGGGGCCCTCAGTCCACTCGCCCAGCGGAGGGAGAGGCTGCTCTGCTGCCACGTGGCCACGTCCTCTTTGTCAGATACCACCAGCAGTTCCGAGTTCTTCCCAAGCGCTCTGAAAGGGTGCACCAGAGTGGAACCTGAATTCCAAGTGCACAGGACAGAGAGGGCCTGAACGTTACCGGGCTCCCAGCAGGCCCCGCGACACCAAGCCTGCAGAAGTTCACTCTAACCGACGCACGCTGATTTGCATGTTTCCAGGCTGTGCCAGCCACGGAGGGTTTCAGTGTGGGCAAGGACACCTCAGGAGGCGAAAGCTTTGGCAGGGGCTGCGGTC from Saimiri boliviensis isolate mSaiBol1 chromosome 3, mSaiBol1.pri, whole genome shotgun sequence carries:
- the MFSD10 gene encoding major facilitator superfamily domain-containing protein 10 isoform X1 codes for the protein MGWGGGGGCTPRPPIRQQPPERRVVTVIFLGLLLDLLAFTLLLPLLPGLLESHGRAHDPLYGSWQRGVDWFANTIGMPVEKRYNSVLFGGLIGSAFSVLQFLSAPLTGATSDCLGRRPMMLLSLTGVATSYAVWATSRSFAAFLASRLIGGISKGNVSLSTAIVADLGSPLARSQGMAVIGFAFSLGFTLGPMLGASLPVEMAPWFALLFAASDLLFIFCFLPETLPVEKRAPSIALGFRGAADLLSPLALLRFSAVARGQDPPAGDRLHSLRRLGLVYFLYLFLFSGLEYTLSFLTHQRFQFSSLQQGKMFFLIGLTMATIQGAYARRIHPGGEVAAVKRALLLLVPAFLLIGWGHSLPMLGLGLLLYSFAAAVVVPCLSSVVAGYGSPGQKGTVMGTLRSLGALARAAGPLVAASVYWLAGAQACFTAWSGLFLLPFLLLRKLSCPAQMLKAE
- the MFSD10 gene encoding major facilitator superfamily domain-containing protein 10 isoform X2, encoding MGWGGGGGCTPRPPIRQQPPERRVVTVIFLGLLLDLLAFTLLLPLLPGLLESHGRAHDPLYGSWQRGVDWFANTIGMPVEKRYNSVLFGGLIGSAFSVLQFLSAPLTGATSDCLGRRPMMLLSLTGVATSYAVWATSRSFAAFLASRLIGGISKGNVSLSTAIVADLGSPLARSQGMAVIGFAFSLGFTLGPMLGASLPVEMAPWFALLFAASDLLFIFCFLPETLPVEKRAPSIALGFRGAADLLSPLALLRFSAVARGQDPPAGDRLHSLRRLGLVYFLYLFLFSGLEYTLSFLTHQRFQFSRKPWQPLSPWPCPRWPCPRVSRQGWALTHPLPACSRERCSSSLASPWPPSRVPMPGGSTLAGKSRL